atgttttcttttacGTATGTTACCTTATTGTAGATGTGAAAAAgctataaataaatgatatattataaactttaaaaaaaaaaaaaaaattatattccgAATTAAAcattctttttctattttaaatatacgaTCCTGTGTGCTCACAGTGATTCTCACGCGCATATAGAcaatgttttataaaaagaaaaaaaatatatgtgtacattaaataaatataataatataataatataatgaaatatccttaaaaagaaaacaaaaataacgTTATTAGGAATATATGAGAAACAGGAAAGTGAAGAAGTAAAAAACTGATAATGGATTTTTCTCTAATATCATCAGGATCCGATGCTGTAATAAAtatggagaaaaaaaaaaatatttgttggGAGCGTAGATTTACTGTTACGTCCCATAATTACAGTATAATTACTTGTTTGTTcaaatattgtatatttgAGCATACGTATGGGGGTTAATAGGGTGtaccattttatatatgtattcatattCTTACATTTCACATTCGaggtcctttttttttttttttttccacctTTTAACTTTAGAGAATATATAAAGGCGATTTCATAGGAAAAGAAACAGTTAAGAAAGTaatttatagaaaatattatagacataaaaaaatagatgcGAAGATAAGAAAATTACGAGTttcaaatgaaataaaatttacgAAAAAGTTAGCAAGCTTAAATATTGACGTCCcatttctttatttcgtTGACGTGAAGGAAAAAAGTTTATActttgaatatattaaaggcTGTACAATTAACTACATCTTCAAGAATATAGAAGAATATGAACCAAATATCTCTAAAGCAGTTGGCATAATTTTAgcaaaaatacataatggaaatataatacatgGCGATTTTACTACAtctaatttaatattaagaaattcttacattgaaaaaaacaaaatttatgatTACTCTAGCAATTCCTTATACCATCTGAATGACGTAGATTCTATAAAACTGTGTGTTATTGATTTTGGACTTTCCTTCATATCAGCCATTGTAGAAGTAaggggaaagaaaaaaaaaaaaaaaaaagatagatAGACCGTTTCGTGTAATAATACATTcactaaatatatttgtgtgttatatataatatattgttatatttataattcagGATAAGGCTGTTGATTTGTTCGTCCTCTTAAAAGCTATTAAAAGTTTTCATAGTGAGTTCTCACAACTGGTAATGCTTTAAGAATTTGTGTGCGTGTGTTTTTCGAGGAACATACATTacttttatatgtacacatagtCTATGTACACACTCTAAACTTACAAACTGCTAAATTTACGTATTCATGTggacactttttttttttttttttttctacctCTACCTTTCACCTTCCTTTTGCAAcgaattaacaaaatttagGAAGAAGACATTCTTTCGGGATATAAAATGATGTCAAACAATTTCGACGAAATTAGAAAAAAGCTAGAAATAGGTTtgcttaaaattaaaaagcacccgtatgaaaaagaaaaacaatttaattgtgtatatattgggaaatttaaagtattttttgtttaatcaactatattatgtatatgttaggatacttaaaacattttttgtttaatcttttctttttatttatttttcttttcccctttttcgctttttttttatttacgatgtattattttattttactttattttatttatttttatcttctttttttcgcTTCAGTTAAACAGCGCGGACGAAAGAGACCAATGGTGGGATAGAgctcattttatatatatacatatattaatatataagaagagctattcatttttatgtgttccattatatatagaaacaATTTGCGCACATTACttcctgtttttttttttttttttttt
This genomic interval from Plasmodium brasilianum strain Bolivian I chromosome 1, whole genome shotgun sequence contains the following:
- a CDS encoding EKC/KEOPS complex subunit BUD32, with amino-acid sequence MDFSLISSGSDARIYKGDFIGKETVKKVIYRKYYRHKKIDAKIRKLRVSNEIKFTKKLASLNIDVPFLYFVDVKEKSLYFEYIKGCTINYIFKNIEEYEPNISKAVGIILAKIHNGNIIHGDFTTSNLILRNSYIEKNKIYDYSSNSLYHLNDVDSIKLCVIDFGLSFISAIVEDKAVDLFVLLKAIKSFHSEFSQLEEDILSGYKMMSNNFDEIRKKLEIVKQRGRKRPMVG